The segment AGGACTGGCACCACTCCGGTTCAGACGTCTCATCGTCAATTCAGTCATAGGTAATCTCGACACGAACATGCCTCGACGCGACGTCGGAACTTCGGATTTCATAATTCAGCGCGTTGCCCTGCTCTTGGTCGGCCGAAAGCACGGCAAGATgatgaattaataaaacgtCGTCCCTGCTGCGCTTTCGTCCTCAATTAAGCTTCATTTCGTTTTCACGCGACGTTCGTCACGTCGCGCGcgctactttttttttttgcgacatGTCTGAAAGACGGCGACTCAGTCATTCCGCCGTgtttaatctataaaaaatgcagcggcggtctctctctctctctctctctctctctctctctctctctctctctctctctctctgcacATAGAGAAGATACTTATACATCCTTcagatataaacaattattaataatcaaagcGCTATTGTAATTGAAGTAACGGCGCAATTAATTTACAAAGCGTGCCCATCTTCGTAATGCCGTGTGCAATTTCCTGCGCTTTTAAAGAGATTGCACAACAGTGGTGAAGTGGCTTGCCACAAAGAGCAACACGGAGTTCTTCTCGGGCTCGTCGGACGGCCGAGCTATGTGGTGGGACACCAGGAAACTGCGACAGCCGACCGAGGTTCTTGTGTTCGATCTCCAGACGCCGAACGAGCCGCAGATGGATCGGGCGATCGGAGTTGCGTCGGCCGACTACGAACCTAGTGTGGGTACGAAGTTCATGTTCGGTCTGGAAAACGGCGTCGTGATCAGCGGCTCGAAAAAGGCGAGAACGCAGGCCGAAAAAATGGCTCTAAGATTCGACGCCCATTACGGCCCGATTCTTTCTGTCGATCGCAGCGGCTTCAATCCGAAGATCTTCCTGACTATAGGCGACTGCACAGCCCGCGTCTGGACGGAGGACACTAAGGACGGCAGTCTTGTGTCGACGAGGTATTATTCTTTCCgacaaaataacaaattatacttGAATCTGTGAGAAAAGTGACTTTAGGATTCGATATAAactatttcataaaaaaaagatacttttTCCAATTGATGCTTTTATCAGATAAATCAAAAGAAGACTTCTATTTAGAGAATGTAATGTTTTAGAAATTAGCGCTGAAAGTCGGCggcattgatttttttatcgcttactttttgtgatttatttaaatcagtGTTAAAGTAAAAGTCGCTTGTCGTAATTTTGGTAGATATTGAAACTAatcgaaaatttattgtacaaatgttcaattaatttttaatgctgaaatAGATAAGCATGTGcatccattaattttttatatttccgaAAGACAATATTGATTtccgtaataatataattaaaatctataaatatatatattataattgtttctctaaatttcgaatatatgtccaaaatgattttattcatgaattaatgaaattcttatcgcgtaaatattaattaggtTTATAGTCGAGAACCCCGCCTGCGGTTGCTGGAACAAAACGAGACACTCAATATTTTACGTAGCGACGCGTTCCGGCATATTGACCGTGTGGGATCTTCTGGTGGGTCTACAGAACCCAATACTGTCAATGAAACTCTGCAAGCAGAAATTAACTGCAATTGCAGCACACGAGACGGGTATTTTACTAGCCGTCGGAAATTCCGCCGGCAACGTTTACCTCATTGAATCGACGGAGGCGCTATATTCATTCgacaaaaatgaaaagaacGATCTCACGTCGGTGAGCGTTCAATTTTCTCTCGCGCATTTCTAGCGCAAAATCAATTTACAAGCAGTAATATGTATGTAACGGACAGATATCGAGAGAAATCGAGATataacattgataatattttataatcgataaaaatgtgataaaattaatctgttttgtataattatttaaagtttactgtactataattaaatcttacaaatgtgcaaaaaatctgtaaaacgCGTTTAGttaaattgaaatgtaaaataaacacGATGTTTATTACGCTTTTTCCGATCCATGCCAGTACCTGGAAGAATGCTCTCGTTTCGTGAAGGCAATAGATTCGCggatgaaagaaataaaattagcgaGAACTGCCGTAGAACAAATGCCAGAGATTACATTGACAGATGCGAAAGACAAAAAGAAGGATAAACGGGCCATAGTAATTAATCGCAATAAACAAAAGATGCAGCAGAAGCCAAAGGATCAAAAACTCAGCAGAGTATCCAGGAGAAAACTTAAAGACGAGTCTCCCGAACTTCAAGAAGCCGAGGacaaatttttcgatattgtCAAGAAGGTAagattaaagtaattatttcgGATTTTTCgcaagatatatttttgccAAATTTTGTATCAATAAAAAGTTGCGCTAATTTTGCTGTATCGGTCAAGtacaaatgttataaataaaattttctattttattattcctcTTTCTAAcacgttttcttttatttccaaggtttaatataaaattttctaatatatcaCTCACAGTCAGCTAGCCGCTATACATTAGCGAACTTTCGCAATATTTCATCATTCTTTTATTCGACTGCGACCTTTTACTCTTCGTGATTTATCGTGTACTGTCGcacaaaatattgcacaataaTAACCATAATTAATgtagtttttgaaaatgtaaatccGACATTGaacaaattatacaaattaattatcaataataattttatatcaaatcagaaataattaatttaatatctgctAAATTGAGTGctgttttttaaacaatttatttaccaTTTCCTCTTATTTCTCATTACATActcaaatattatcaaaatattatcaaagagagaagattattaaaattattgttacataCCAAACTGATTTTAATTGtatgcaattatatattctaaatatttgcatctaatacagtaaaaataattaaataaataacaatttgtttCATCACAtttaatctatattatatttctgcaattcacaggaaaaacaaaaatacgaGGAGGACGAAGAATTACCTATCTCACCTGTAAAACTAATTCGATCTATGAAAAAACTCGCTACTCGAAAAATCGAGAAAGAATCCCCTTTGATTacagaagaagaaaagaaaatcgaGACAAAAAAGTTGCCCAAGAAAATATTGCCCGGTCGAAAGAGAACTGAAATTGCCGAGATTCCTACAACGGAAATAGCGCAGGACGTTGAAGAAGAGAAGGCAGCGACGGAAGGACCCTTGTTGGTGGAAGCGATCGTGGAATCTCCTGTAGAGGAAATTAGCAAGAGAAAACGCAGGAAGATGGCACCAAAGAAGCGACTGAAGAAGCGACCGAAGAAGCGACTGAAGAAGCGCGCCACTTTCAGATTGCCGAGACCGTGTAAAATCGGTATCTGCAAACCTGACATCTGCTGCCGCAGGATcggaaagttaaaaattagGTACGGTGCATGAACTTAATGTAAATTCAAACAACTGTTTTTAGAAAGACATTGTTGAGAAGATTgtgattctttaattaaactaGCATTAAttcgtatttaataatagtaatattaagaaacattaataatttcctGACAGACATAGCagatattcattaatttcatatttttcttatagcAATGTCTTTTTAATCGTATATCAAtagtaagatatttttaaaaaattgcactttCTTCTTGATATATTGCGAACGTCAGAGTCTTAgtgattaaaattacattgttaaGATTACGTGACGTTGCCGGATTTTTCGATAACGTTTATTTCGCACGAACGTTTTATATTCCGCTCGACTTCCTTTCGCTTAAATAAAATCCGCAAGAAAAATACGATTAAACCGCCGGCGTTAGGTTTGCAGATCGAGCGGTCAAAGATCGCGGAAAATGGAAAGAGGAAGCGAGATTGAAGGACGACGTCGAGACAAGAACGTCAATCGGAAGCGGGGACAAAATGAgatggaggaaaaaaaagtccTGGACGGAGCTACTGCGCGCTCATAAGCGCGAAGATCCCACCAGAAAGTGTAGTAAGATAAAAGGAATTCGTTTTCTCCAAGAGATGATGGCGCCGCCCGAGGAACTCGCCGTCATGATGGAAGACGTGAGGAGAGCTAAAAGGGAGATCCGGGAAATCAGCCGAGCAAAAACGAAAACAAGGGAGCTCGCCAAGAAAGCTTTGAAAAGCGGGTTAGTTCCGGTCTTAGCCTCTTCGGAATTAGACTTCAACCGGTTTGGATTCGGGATTTTATTTACGAGCGATTCCATCTTCGTTAGGTTGCACTCCGGCAGCCTTTTATCACCCTTATCTCTCACCTTAACtgcgatataattttttattcactttaaTCGATTCTTTCGCTCGGGAATTTGCACAGAACTGCATCTATCATCTGTTATATCAATATCGCATTAAGGATGTTAGCATCTCGGCTCGCAGTAGACTTATTTCAATAACATTCACGTGAGAACGAAACACCTCGCCGAGATTCCGAAAGTCGCTATAataccgcgcgcgcgaatcgAATTTCTCTCGCCGCATTCCGCTCGATATTCGGCCGCTGATAATTTAAACGCGATATTCCATGCAACGCTAGAGCTGCGGAAGAATCTCGAGGCGCTCCAAGGGGATCGGAAAAAGACGAAGGGAATCTCGCCAAGGAGGTCGCGAGTACGACGAAGAGGATTCACGCGGCGCGGCGAGGAAGAAAGGTGAGTCGTATGGTCGTCACGACGGATCCTTGCGCTCCAGTCTGGGCGCCACCCTCGCTTACGAAGGATCTGCAGACACTTCTCGGAGGTCTCCTGCTGGAAAAATCGATCGAAGAAACGAGCACGGCTCGCTCGGAGGAAACCAAGGCCGCTCGCGAGGGAGTTTATCCGCGGATTTCCGACTTCCACCCCATCGAGTGATGTTGCATTACTCTAagcatttctatttttcaatatcaataCGCCAGTTTCGAAACGTTACtttctcttattttaatataaaaaatgttttgcaaacatattaacataatgAACAATGCCcgattatgtatttttaatattattttcattcattttgcACAATTAACGATAAGCAAACTAATTAAGAATTGTAAATATCCAAGCTACGCTTTCGTTTGACATtgacaatttaattgatattaaataattacgttTAACGCTAACAGCGATACAAGATTTACTGCTAGTTTcagcgataaatatttatgcgcGGATTATATCCTTCCGTTCGCAGTTCGTTACAGTTCAAACACAGTAAATTACGTTCTTTTACTTTCTTAAGTAAATTGCATCGTCGATAGCAATTCCTCGATTTCTTGTGATCCACGCGAAAAACCGGGTCGTGTAAACTGGCATAATCCTGCTCGCCGGAGGCTACACGGCGATTCGTATTATCGCGAGTCGAAAGGGAACGACGGGAAATCCTCCCGGGTCTTCGGGGATCCGGGATGATAAATTCCGCGCAGGAAGAGCTAACATGCAAGGCCTCGATTCCGGTCTGTGGACCGGACGCTGGAGCAAGACATTTCCGGCGGAGAAGCGCGACATTCAGCTCTACTTCCGGTATTGCAGGCCAGCACCAAGACCTCGGCCGCGCATTTGTACGATGAAGCAGTAAGCAATAGCACCTTTTCGCACGGAGAGAAATTGAGCGCAATCGTCTCGCGAATCGCATCTCCTTCGCCGGCAATGTTTCCCGGCGAACTTCAGCGCGCTTTAACGTAAGTTGGAATGAAAGttttctctcgcgcgcgcaatTTCAGCCACGTCAAGAAGAAACGAAACCGGCGATTCTAAGAGGGAGCTATACAAGCCAGTTCCCGTACTTTTCGTTAATCTATGAACACTCTTTGACACGTTCGAAGTATAAGTTTTCTTAGTGAAAATTTAAACAGATAACACCGTCTCTTTCGTCTCTACTTTTTTCATCAGCATTAAATACCTTAATAATTCTTTGTGACTAACAGTTAGCAGTTTACTTCATacagataaaattacattagcccaactatttattttacgaaataatgACGACGAGCATTGCGTACGCATGATGCTTTCGGCTCGCTGCTTGCAGATTGCTGCTTAAGAAATAGCTGACGTCTGAAAAACTCTGGAAAGAAGTTTTATCAGTTAACTCGGACAGGAATAATACTCAGCGAGTGGCCAGATTTCCTGGCGTTcgcagaaaaataattgtttctacTTGGCAAGTTTTCACGTATTTTTCCGTTGCTCGGGGCGAGCTGAACACAACTACAGCACGATCACtatttcagaatattttctagtaaacaattataattaagcaATATTGGATATCACTTTGCGACCACCACGGGAGTTGATATCACAATtgcacaatttaattattgccTTGATTAAAAAGCAAAATCACAAGAGATTCATTTAGTTGTCAAATATAATCGAGAATTAATTACCATCCAGTTCGAAGGtttctaattaattgcaattttctgTTATAAACAAGGAGCCAATTTTCTGGTTTGTAATACGCCATGTATATATTACCGCATAAATCAAAATCGCGCAAAATGGAAATGACTTCTCCCTTGAAGCGCAAACATTTGTCTTCTTTGTATCGCGTCCTGCGACTTACGCAAAGTTGAGCGCGCAAGTCGAAATCTTCAGGGACGCTTTAAGAGTAGCGCGAATCAAGATGCAGCCCGatagagaaatatttcatgaCACCGGCGCAACGCAGCATATTGCGACAAATTATTCACGTTGCAATTTCCAAGGGAAATCACCCTGTGGCGCGCGAGCAATACCCGCCGTGTCGCCAATCGGACGGTCCCCGTTTGTCGGCGAAGAAGCAGGAATTTCGAAAAGGAACGTCGCGCGAGAACTCGGCGAGCGAGAGCGACGTGTGTGTGAAACTTTTGCCGTGAAATTCCTGGCGAGGTGCCAGGACGAATTCACGAGCCGCTTTCGCGAGAGCGAAACGGCTCTCGAGCTGATAATAtcgcaattaaatttacacCTTCAATTATAATGTATCAATTTTCACGCGCACATTAATGCTACGGAAATCAGATTTTGCATGCCTGAAATAAACTGCTTAGAGGAAGCTAATAGTCGAAGAAGTAGTACACTGGCTTTGTGTAACGTTTTCGTGAGAGGCAATAAGAATATAACGATTTATcgatgtttaaaaataaacaaagagaGATATTATCTTAGAAATTGCGTTTCTATGTAAGAAAATGAACTGACAGATATTCGCACTTTCAAGTTCAACGATCGTTAATGATAGATGgggaaattattaatatgtataacacTTTTACAcgaagtacatatatatacatttgcaAGATCGTCACGCCGCACAGTCGTAAATTATTCAGCATTGCGATTTAATAACACATTAATTAATCGTGAGGTACATTTCCGACGCATTATGGTACTATTACATTCTAATTATCGAGGTAATCGAGTTGCTTTAGCGGCATAATTTATGCTGGACATAggatcataaattatatttgaactGACAGAGTAATTAGATCGAATCAATCGTGCGGTAGTTTAATTACCAATGTTTCCCGCATATTTGGAGAAATGCTGAAGCTTGATTCGAAGACAATTACCGGATAACCGAAATTAAATGAATcccattctgaaaaataaggtaaaaatgtaaattacattaaataatgtaatttctaCACAAACGATTAAAATAGCAACTGTGCAATTGCCCACGctcgcaaaaataaaattcatttctcgATAACGGCATTATTCCTAATCAATAAAGTATggtaaattcatatttttgaaTCCTTTGACGGCTTATCAATTTCCGATAAATACGCGCGAATGATTGCCTATGGGGCTTTTTCATCCTCCCAATTATTGCTCTCGGACGCGTGTAAAATTAAACACTCGCCTCCACGGCGGAATTTATCGGTCCGCGATAAATAATGAGCGCGCCTAATGCCCGTAACAAATGTACGACCATTAAATCAGCTTCTAGGATTAAATGGAAAATCGGCCGATGTAATTCGCGGGTATCGTTTTGGTACGCGGCCAGTGCGCAAGATAGAAAACGAAacaatcgattattttaatattccagCGCTACGAGTCCCTCCGGGATTCGAAACAATTGCATTATAGCCGAGCCTACATCTCGtatttttgatatacatatgtatggacatacatatgtaaatacacttgtacatatgtatgtacactTGTACATAAAACTACGAGATAGGCGAATACGTAAGAATTATActaatgtgtaattttttaaattctaattctttattttaattcttgttcttatgtttttattctttaatttactCCTTCGTATGTTATCGTATTaagatcaaaataaaaatgtattaaatatcttctttttaaccttttaaacaatattaatatgtgaAATGTTTTGCAGCAGGAAAAAggttttttcgaaaatttatattggtTTGTGTATGTTCggatttttcgaataaatctGTCTACTTTTGTTTTGTCAAGCAAAGCGCACTTTAATTAAcacgcaaataaaatattcgtttgtCAAGTTTTGTCTGTATCAGGATTTTTTAAGCACgctgtgtaaaaaaataataactttctgaaaaatccgaaattatttattacacaatcaaatataaattttcgaaaccTTGTATCACattacgaagaaaaatatactgaCTGAAAAAGTATTGGTAGTTGCAACTCAATGTTTGTGTGTGTATTCAAAGCTATTCGATGTTTAAGAGCAGGAAAAATGCTAGTATTTTGTTATCTTGacaattatttctctttagttttattaaaaggaGACGACGAGCGCAAGGACCGTTAAGTAAAAACCTGAGCTGGCTTTGTTCCGGGATTATGTGATAGTTGGTGGTGGTAGCCTTTGATTCGTCAGTGTCACCCGGCGATTAATCTGGTTTAGCCGCGACAACGTTGCTCTTGCCGGTTATCTCAAAGCAGCGAAAATTGATTACGGAGGAAAGAGAAATGGTTGTCCTAACAGCGGTAAGACGCGAATAATTGCATCGGAAGCAACTGCTTGTGAGAGTACGAACTCGATAAATCCGCTTTATTTGCACTCGCTCGATGTAATTCACAGACGCATACTCGTTAAACTTACCAGTTCATATTAATGTCCGCATAATCAATGATAAGGGGATTACAAGAGAGGGAACGCTCGACGAAAATCGCTCAAAATCGCTCTTTAATTTCAAGTTAATGCTGGCAAATTAAATGCAGATCGTAAATAAGCATACGAGTCGCGTAATTAAAACTGTTCcgaaatatcaattttctgttattataattcgaataaaattatatcattgtaaaaaaaaaattcaatcttgataataatataacattataatttatgttcaGTTGATAGAAGTTAATAAAcggctattttttattccaactCTATCTACagtatcatttaaaaataatacgcaaAGACTCGGAGAAGCAACGAAACGCGGAAAACTCAggaaatactttttaaaaattattcgataagCGTAAAATTGAAAgcttaattttcattttcaaaatttcgcTTTGCGACAAAAACAATATGCAGATAATCCAGTTCGACGAGTGCCATAATCGATTTTAAATCGATGTTAAGCGTCATATTCGAACTTAATGACGCCGCTTCCACGCAGATACACAATTTGCATAACATGCAGGAGATTTTTCATCGTGCCCGCGGCATGTTTATAGGTCCAAGTAATCTACTTAGGCGGGATACTTAGGTCAGCACTTAGAATAATTTTCCCTAGCGGATACGAGAGGATGGGGACGGGATAGACGCGCCGCGTAATGTCCTTCTTGCACGATTATATCGTTGGAAGATCAGCGCACCGGCAAAACAGTCTTTTTCACGAGAGAGCTCATTTTGCGTAGCCGCTCAGCTATATGGTATATTgaaattctgtaaaaatatcgtgAGAGAAATTCTCTCTCACGACGAAATTAATTGGCGAACAAGTCGAAGGCGTGCAATTAACTATATTTCGCTCATTggaatacaattaattttgagGAAGATATTTGAATGCGAATGTACCTGTCTAGTTAGCGCGTTAtgatacataatttaatatcgccGCTAAATTATGCATACTTTCGAAAATAGAAACCGATAGTTGCATAAAACGTCGTTGCTATTTGCATAAAACTCCACGTGTGCTCG is part of the Linepithema humile isolate Giens D197 chromosome 3, Lhum_UNIL_v1.0, whole genome shotgun sequence genome and harbors:
- the LOC105678952 gene encoding dynein intermediate chain 3, ciliary-like isoform X1, with protein sequence MELSERVRCDDQSLGIPRYRSSNHSYGIPGPDCRRPDEEQRNVSLRGWLAEGNQSEGRGNYNEVSQTGREGRGLGAEIAQLIQSILSQRIIVNFYTTNFGNELKNIKRIIFRSSYSYERYLFFLKKNPNNTLFFFPQKMEHNILQNGALNIYEHYFDDIIPTELVKPRDLRTVNVYEDPQTPARSVNNISWSPDSGNKMVVSYCFFGLEPNYSNIAYIWQIDNPNKPWMTLEAPSATVVSEFNPRDPSVLVSGLMSGQVCSWDVRTGTTPVQTSHRQFSHRDCTTVVKWLATKSNTEFFSGSSDGRAMWWDTRKLRQPTEVLVFDLQTPNEPQMDRAIGVASADYEPSVGTKFMFGLENGVVISGSKKARTQAEKMALRFDAHYGPILSVDRSGFNPKIFLTIGDCTARVWTEDTKDGSLVSTRFIVENPACGCWNKTRHSIFYVATRSGILTVWDLLVGLQNPILSMKLCKQKLTAIAAHETGILLAVGNSAGNVYLIESTEALYSFDKNEKNDLTSYLEECSRFVKAIDSRMKEIKLARTAVEQMPEITLTDAKDKKKDKRAIVINRNKQKMQQKPKDQKLSRVSRRKLKDESPELQEAEDKFFDIVKKEKQKYEEDEELPISPVKLIRSMKKLATRKIEKESPLITEEEKKIETKKLPKKILPGRKRTEIAEIPTTEIAQDVEEEKAATEGPLLVEAIVESPVEEISKRKRRKMAPKKRLKKRPKKRLKKRATFRLPRPCKIGICKPDICCRRIGKLKIRFADRAVKDRGKWKEEARLKDDVETRTSIGSGDKMRWRKKKSWTELLRAHKREDPTRKCSKIKGIRFLQEMMAPPEELAVMMEDVRRAKREIREISRAKTKTRELAKKALKSGAAEESRGAPRGSEKDEGNLAKEVASTTKRIHAARRGRKVSRMVVTTDPCAPVWAPPSLTKDLQTLLGGLLLEKSIEETSTARSEETKAAREGVYPRISDFHPIE
- the LOC105678952 gene encoding dynein axonemal intermediate chain 2-like isoform X2 — encoded protein: MMEIKQVFLKTRAEFGKQCIFDTCGPQIDMVIQPDPEAMINYITKTHCNVGVQHTKQSALHEAQTVGVQTKSSGMFHFEGGWPKEINPKDEETTTRFRRRVEKDEDWEPKLRNLFKKMEHNILQNGALNIYEHYFDDIIPTELVKPRDLRTVNVYEDPQTPARSVNNISWSPDSGNKMVVSYCFFGLEPNYSNIAYIWQIDNPNKPWMTLEAPSATVVSEFNPRDPSVLVSGLMSGQVCSWDVRTGTTPVQTSHRQFSHRDCTTVVKWLATKSNTEFFSGSSDGRAMWWDTRKLRQPTEVLVFDLQTPNEPQMDRAIGVASADYEPSVGTKFMFGLENGVVISGSKKARTQAEKMALRFDAHYGPILSVDRSGFNPKIFLTIGDCTARVWTEDTKDGSLVSTRFIVENPACGCWNKTRHSIFYVATRSGILTVWDLLVGLQNPILSMKLCKQKLTAIAAHETGILLAVGNSAGNVYLIESTEALYSFDKNEKNDLTSYLEECSRFVKAIDSRMKEIKLARTAVEQMPEITLTDAKDKKKDKRAIVINRNKQKMQQKPKDQKLSRVSRRKLKDESPELQEAEDKFFDIVKKEKQKYEEDEELPISPVKLIRSMKKLATRKIEKESPLITEEEKKIETKKLPKKILPGRKRTEIAEIPTTEIAQDVEEEKAATEGPLLVEAIVESPVEEISKRKRRKMAPKKRLKKRPKKRLKKRATFRLPRPCKIGICKPDICCRRIGKLKIRFADRAVKDRGKWKEEARLKDDVETRTSIGSGDKMRWRKKKSWTELLRAHKREDPTRKCSKIKGIRFLQEMMAPPEELAVMMEDVRRAKREIREISRAKTKTRELAKKALKSGAAEESRGAPRGSEKDEGNLAKEVASTTKRIHAARRGRKVSRMVVTTDPCAPVWAPPSLTKDLQTLLGGLLLEKSIEETSTARSEETKAAREGVYPRISDFHPIE